From a single Hyalangium minutum genomic region:
- a CDS encoding kelch repeat-containing protein: MLLLVASACGSASPGCEAASFRGAELQRCASPRWEPVPQHGDLPPSLWEAGASFARTEGDREVVYRFGGQRENFPNDFTVNDFYALDVSTATWTKLTTPETPAARADTLLMPGPCSECVSIVGGRGRFRTGSDLMFPEMWTYDTQGQRWHSVPAEALGDTFAVRRSSALVVEVPEAGSSKKTAIYAVGGVGNTLSRFATTSTGLRNDVAVYGQDTGWRLVPTSGEKPAPRAWVVGGYDPDSHALLVFGGYRLGADQGPSTPAGELFGPTNYENDLWSLSLETLTWTQLHPTGPLPAPRDNAVAFFDTLRGGLVVFGGQRFDGLSSDLWFYSVRDNQWTEVALDPASVPPARVGGIAFLRETSAAYELYLNGGATSDGGQSAFLDDLWKLSWAKP; encoded by the coding sequence ATGCTCCTGCTTGTGGCGAGCGCGTGTGGCTCCGCATCCCCAGGCTGCGAAGCCGCTTCCTTCAGGGGAGCGGAGCTGCAGCGCTGCGCCAGCCCTCGCTGGGAGCCTGTTCCTCAGCACGGAGACCTCCCTCCCTCCCTCTGGGAGGCGGGCGCCTCGTTCGCCCGGACAGAGGGTGACCGCGAGGTCGTCTATCGCTTCGGCGGCCAGCGTGAGAACTTCCCCAACGACTTCACCGTCAACGACTTCTATGCCTTGGACGTCTCCACGGCCACGTGGACGAAGCTGACCACACCGGAGACGCCCGCCGCGCGTGCCGACACCCTGCTGATGCCCGGCCCGTGCAGTGAATGCGTAAGCATCGTGGGCGGGCGGGGCCGGTTCCGGACGGGCTCGGACCTGATGTTCCCCGAGATGTGGACCTACGACACGCAGGGACAGCGCTGGCACAGCGTGCCGGCGGAAGCGCTGGGAGACACGTTCGCCGTCCGGCGCTCCTCCGCCCTGGTGGTGGAAGTGCCGGAGGCAGGCTCTTCCAAGAAGACGGCCATCTACGCGGTGGGGGGGGTGGGCAACACGCTCTCACGCTTCGCCACGACGTCCACCGGCCTTCGCAATGATGTCGCCGTCTATGGCCAGGACACGGGCTGGAGGCTCGTCCCCACTTCCGGAGAAAAGCCAGCCCCTCGGGCCTGGGTCGTCGGTGGATACGATCCCGACAGCCACGCGCTGCTGGTGTTCGGCGGCTACCGGCTTGGGGCTGATCAGGGGCCCTCGACACCGGCCGGGGAGCTGTTCGGTCCGACGAATTATGAGAACGACCTGTGGTCCTTGAGCCTGGAGACGCTCACGTGGACCCAGCTCCACCCCACGGGTCCCCTGCCCGCACCGCGCGACAACGCCGTGGCTTTCTTCGACACCCTCCGGGGTGGCTTGGTCGTCTTCGGGGGCCAGCGCTTCGACGGCCTCTCCAGCGACCTGTGGTTCTACTCGGTGCGGGACAATCAATGGACCGAAGTGGCCCTGGACCCCGCTTCCGTTCCTCCGGCGCGCGTCGGAGGCATCGCGTTCCTGCGAGAGACGTCCGCCGCCTACGAGCTCTACTTGAACGGGGGGGCCACGTCCGACGGCGGCCAGAGCGCGTTCCTCGACGATCTCTGGAAGCTGTCCTGGGCGAAGCCCTGA
- a CDS encoding thrombospondin type 3 repeat-containing protein, with protein sequence MLATVLSTGVAHAQVNAYVANSGNSSVRIIDTVTHTETGSISGTGSRNLRLSADSRRLFSVSSNAVQIIDTTTNTVLASVPTGNIVTAVAATNRGTLYACNNGSGTVSVIDLATNTVVSTISMSCSALESTPDGESVWVATAGPSIAVFDTATNTVVATFNLPGHGANSPTWLAFSPDGDFAYAAFFSDNVVTVMDTATKTEIAAVTVGSAPVYVAVKPGGDELYVPNLLANTVSVINSATLSVVATVPVGTQPRVVAFSSDGARAYVTNYNSNNISVIDTATRTVTTISASSRPWGIAIMGDNDHDGIGQTIDNCPSVANADQADTDNDQLGDACDPDDDNDSVLDASDNCPLVANADQANNDQDASGDVCDTDDDNDSVLDASDNCPRVANADQANSDQDTSGDACDADDDNDSVLDGTDNCPRVANADQANADSDSEGDACDLDDDNDGVADASDNCPRVANTDQADKDGDGVGNACDSDFPGHTPPGEPDSGCGCSTGSVPSALLFWLAGLVLVRRRRQQ encoded by the coding sequence TTGCTTGCGACAGTGCTCAGCACGGGCGTCGCACACGCACAAGTCAATGCCTATGTCGCCAATTCAGGCAACAGCTCGGTGCGGATTATCGACACGGTCACCCATACCGAGACAGGTAGCATCTCAGGGACGGGCTCCCGGAATCTCCGGCTGAGCGCCGACAGCAGGCGCCTGTTCTCGGTGTCCTCCAACGCGGTGCAGATCATCGACACGACAACGAACACGGTGCTCGCCAGCGTTCCCACGGGCAACATCGTGACGGCGGTGGCTGCCACCAACAGGGGGACCCTCTATGCGTGCAACAACGGTAGCGGCACCGTCTCTGTCATCGATCTGGCCACCAACACGGTCGTCTCGACGATCTCGATGTCTTGCTCAGCCTTGGAGAGCACCCCGGACGGGGAATCCGTCTGGGTCGCGACCGCCGGTCCTTCGATCGCTGTCTTTGACACAGCCACGAACACGGTGGTGGCGACCTTCAACCTGCCCGGGCATGGGGCCAATTCTCCCACCTGGCTCGCGTTCTCACCTGATGGGGACTTCGCGTACGCGGCGTTCTTTAGCGACAACGTCGTGACGGTGATGGACACGGCGACTAAAACGGAGATAGCCGCCGTGACGGTAGGTTCGGCCCCTGTCTACGTCGCCGTCAAACCGGGCGGGGACGAGCTCTACGTGCCCAACCTGTTGGCCAACACCGTGTCAGTGATCAACTCGGCAACGCTGAGCGTGGTGGCCACGGTGCCGGTGGGCACGCAGCCGCGAGTCGTGGCGTTCTCGTCGGACGGGGCTCGCGCGTATGTGACGAACTACAACAGCAACAACATCTCGGTGATCGACACGGCGACACGCACGGTGACGACGATCTCGGCCTCGTCTCGGCCTTGGGGCATTGCCATCATGGGCGACAACGACCATGACGGCATCGGGCAGACCATCGACAACTGTCCATCCGTGGCGAACGCCGATCAGGCGGACACGGACAATGACCAACTCGGCGACGCGTGCGACCCAGACGACGACAACGACAGCGTGCTGGATGCCAGCGACAACTGCCCGCTGGTGGCCAACGCGGATCAGGCCAACAATGACCAGGACGCGAGCGGCGATGTCTGTGACACGGACGACGACAACGACAGCGTGTTGGACGCCAGCGACAACTGCCCGCGGGTGGCCAACGCGGATCAGGCCAACAGCGACCAGGACACCAGCGGCGACGCGTGTGACGCGGACGACGACAACGACAGCGTGCTCGACGGGACGGACAACTGCCCGCGGGTGGCCAACGCGGATCAGGCCAACGCCGACAGTGACAGCGAGGGCGATGCCTGCGATCTCGACGACGACAACGACGGCGTGGCGGACGCCAGCGACAACTGCCCGCGGGTGGCCAACACGGATCAGGCTGACAAGGATGGTGACGGCGTGGGCAACGCCTGCGACAGCGACTTCCCGGGGCATACACCTCCCGGCGAGCCCGACAGCGGGTGCGGTTGCTCCACGGGTTCGGTGCCGAGCGCGCTGTTGTTCTGGTTGGCGGGGCTCGTCCTGGTCCGGCGCCGGCGTCAGCAGTAA